The following coding sequences lie in one Cannabis sativa cultivar Pink pepper isolate KNU-18-1 chromosome 5, ASM2916894v1, whole genome shotgun sequence genomic window:
- the LOC133037808 gene encoding uncharacterized protein LOC133037808, giving the protein MPSKEVADAFLEWYSKGMNMKRKNSPSSPPFVGKNDIITFQSGKKFKLGTTRVTRKRWFFDIYDAKGLLSDAHVDTSLYYLRKKALYHRCCPSFLKCTTTSCLFDFYMGQVCRDVSSLDEIHLRKIFSDIKKFDQGEIMKHLCHSIKILINMIKGDCIEFSMPWVDLNHVFMPLCLQGGISLAHWFLGVLGIDERIIYIYDSFYKANDEAIKNYVRNYCKVLPFILEHLGFHQKRKQYAVGHEEFKLVWIDAPHQGN; this is encoded by the exons ATGCCTTCAAAGGAAGTAGCTGATGCTTTCTTAGAGTGGTATTCAAAAGGCATGAACATGAAACG CAAGAATTCTCCATCTTCTCCTCCATTTGTTGGAAAAAATGACATTATCACTTTTCAAAGTGGAAAGAAGTTCAAATTGGGTACAACACGTGTTACAAGGAAGAGGTGGTTCTTCGATATATATGATGCTAAAGGTCTTTTATCAGATGCA cATGTTGATACATCTCTGTATTATTTGCGAAAGAAAGCATTATACCATAGATGTTGCCCTTCATTTTTGAAATGCACTACAACAAGTTGTCTTTTTGATTTCTACATGGGTCAAGTTTGTAGGGATGTTAGTTCATTGGATGAAATTCATTTAAGGAAGATATTTTCAGATATAAAAAAGTTTGACCAAGGTGAGATTATGAAGCATCTGTGCCATTCAATAAAAATCTTGATTAATATGATTAAAGGAGATTGTATAGAGTTTTCGATGCCATGGGTGGATCTTAATCATGTTTTTATGCCATTGTGTCTTCAAGGAGGTATTTCTTTAGCTCATTGGTTCCTAGGTGTTTTAGGAATAGATGAAAGAATTATCTATATCTATGACTCATTTTATAAGGCCAATGATGAAGctataaaaaattatgtgagaAACTACTGCAAAGTTCTTCCATTCATTCTTGAGCATTTGGGATTTCATCAAAAACGTAAACAATACGCTGTTGGTCATGAAGAATTCAAGTTAGTTTGGATTGATGCTCCTCACCAAGGAAACTA